One region of Streptomyces sp. CG4 genomic DNA includes:
- a CDS encoding metalloregulator ArsR/SmtB family transcription factor — translation MSDAVLWSALADPHRRAIVALLLERPRPVGEIVEACGLSQPSTSKHLKVLREAGLVRVRQDAQRRVYALDPAPIAALDAWLEPYRRLWNRSLDALGRRLDETSDDTRHPPHAKD, via the coding sequence ATGTCCGATGCAGTGCTGTGGTCCGCCCTCGCCGACCCCCACCGACGGGCGATCGTCGCGCTCCTGCTGGAACGACCCCGGCCCGTCGGGGAGATCGTCGAAGCCTGCGGACTGAGCCAGCCGAGCACGTCCAAGCATCTGAAGGTGCTCAGGGAAGCGGGCCTGGTCCGGGTCAGACAGGACGCACAGCGCCGGGTCTACGCCCTCGACCCGGCGCCGATCGCCGCGCTCGACGCCTGGCTGGAGCCCTATCGCAGGCTGTGGAACCGCAGCCTGGACGCCCTGGGCCGGCGCCTCGACGAGACGTCGGACGACACCCGACACCCCCCACACGCGAAGGACTGA
- a CDS encoding MFS transporter yields MSQKTLAEDSRAEASAIGHKAASPKRWWILAVVAVAQLMVVLDATIVNIALPSAQTDLGFSDGNRQWIVTAYALAFASLLLLGGRIADLFGRKPAFLVGVVGFAAASALGGAANGFTMLVVARALQGAFGALLAPAALSLLNTTFTDARERARAFSVYGAIAGAGGAVGLLLGGVLTDTLDWRWTLYVNVAIAVVAFAGGWILLDNHRDAANAKLDVPGTVLVAAGLFTLVYGFSNAETHDWGSPLTWGFLIAGGVLLATFAWWQTRAAHPLLPLRILLDRNRAASFFAVLITGAGMFGVFLFLTYYLQLNLGFSPTKTGVAFLPMVGALMVTAQLGTTVLLPRLGPKAVIPLGFAIAMAGMAWLTGIGVGSHYASAVLPQLIVIGVGLGMVMPPAMQLATGGVAAEDAGVASATVNAMQQVGGSIGTALLNTLAASAATDYLSGRDATSKLVRAQATIESYTTAFWWSAGFFAAGALIALVLYRRGVPAQDAEAAPVVHM; encoded by the coding sequence ATGTCCCAGAAGACCCTGGCCGAAGACTCCCGAGCGGAGGCCTCGGCGATCGGGCACAAGGCGGCCTCACCGAAGCGGTGGTGGATCCTCGCGGTCGTCGCCGTCGCCCAGCTGATGGTCGTCCTCGACGCCACGATCGTGAACATCGCCCTGCCGTCCGCCCAGACCGACCTCGGCTTCTCCGACGGCAACCGGCAGTGGATCGTGACGGCGTACGCCCTGGCCTTCGCCTCCCTGCTCCTGCTCGGCGGACGCATAGCCGACCTCTTCGGCCGCAAGCCCGCCTTCCTCGTCGGCGTCGTCGGCTTCGCCGCGGCCTCCGCGCTCGGCGGCGCCGCGAACGGCTTCACCATGCTGGTCGTCGCGCGGGCCCTGCAGGGCGCGTTCGGGGCGCTCCTCGCGCCCGCCGCGCTGTCGCTGCTCAACACGACGTTCACCGACGCCCGGGAACGGGCCCGCGCCTTCAGCGTGTACGGCGCGATCGCCGGTGCCGGCGGCGCCGTGGGCCTGCTCCTCGGCGGTGTGCTGACCGACACGCTCGACTGGCGCTGGACCCTGTACGTGAACGTGGCCATCGCGGTCGTCGCCTTCGCGGGCGGCTGGATCCTGCTCGACAACCACCGCGACGCGGCGAACGCCAAGCTGGACGTGCCGGGCACGGTGCTGGTCGCCGCCGGGCTGTTCACCCTGGTCTACGGCTTCTCCAACGCCGAGACCCACGACTGGGGTTCGCCGCTGACCTGGGGCTTCCTGATCGCGGGCGGTGTGCTGCTGGCGACCTTCGCCTGGTGGCAGACCCGAGCCGCACACCCGCTGCTGCCGCTGCGCATCCTGCTCGACCGCAACCGCGCCGCCTCCTTCTTCGCGGTGCTGATCACCGGCGCGGGCATGTTCGGCGTGTTCCTCTTCCTGACCTACTACCTCCAGCTCAACCTCGGCTTCAGCCCCACGAAGACCGGTGTGGCGTTCCTGCCGATGGTCGGCGCGCTGATGGTGACCGCGCAACTGGGCACCACAGTGCTGCTGCCCCGGCTCGGCCCGAAGGCGGTCATCCCGCTGGGCTTCGCGATCGCCATGGCCGGCATGGCCTGGCTGACCGGCATCGGCGTCGGATCGCACTACGCGAGCGCGGTGCTGCCCCAGCTGATCGTGATCGGCGTGGGCCTCGGCATGGTGATGCCGCCGGCCATGCAGCTGGCCACCGGCGGGGTCGCGGCCGAGGACGCGGGCGTCGCCTCGGCGACCGTCAACGCCATGCAGCAGGTGGGCGGTTCGATCGGTACGGCGCTGCTGAACACGCTCGCGGCGAGCGCCGCCACCGACTACCTCTCCGGCCGCGACGCCACCAGCAAGCTGGTGCGGGCGCAGGCGACGATCGAGAGCTACACGACCGCCTTCTGGTGGTCCGCGGGTTTCTTCGCCGCCGGCGCGCTGATCGCCCTCGTGCTCTACCGGCGCGGGGTGCCGGCGCAGGACGCGGAAGCCGCTCCGGTCGTCCACATGTGA
- a CDS encoding SRPBCC family protein, which produces MPVDLTGTYLTLDDGRPAVRFSRTYDHPVDRVWRFVTDPDELEQWFPFRAEMELRPGGTIRFSGDPDTPDFTGRMLAVDPPRHLSFEWGGDELRFDLEAVGAQRTRFTLTNVLGETDTAARNGAGWEVCLSALDAKARGEHFEGPHAGLNAPWKQFYDAYITAGVPSGAPVPGLD; this is translated from the coding sequence ATGCCCGTCGACCTCACCGGCACCTATCTGACGCTGGACGACGGCCGTCCCGCCGTCCGGTTCAGCCGCACCTACGACCACCCGGTGGACCGCGTCTGGCGGTTCGTCACCGATCCCGACGAACTGGAGCAGTGGTTCCCCTTCCGCGCCGAGATGGAGCTGCGTCCCGGCGGCACCATCCGCTTCAGCGGCGACCCGGACACGCCCGACTTCACCGGCCGGATGCTCGCCGTCGACCCGCCCCGGCACCTGTCCTTCGAGTGGGGCGGCGACGAACTCCGCTTCGACCTGGAAGCCGTCGGCGCACAGCGCACCCGGTTCACGCTCACCAACGTCCTTGGCGAGACCGACACCGCCGCCCGCAACGGCGCCGGCTGGGAGGTCTGCCTCTCCGCCCTCGACGCCAAGGCCCGCGGCGAACACTTCGAGGGCCCCCACGCCGGGCTGAACGCGCCGTGGAAGCAGTTCTACGACGCCTACATCACCGCCGGCGTCCCTTCCGGCGCCCCCGTTCCGGGCCTGGACTGA